One window of the Xiphophorus couchianus chromosome 12, X_couchianus-1.0, whole genome shotgun sequence genome contains the following:
- the myo1ha gene encoding unconventional myosin-Ih isoform X2 → MQGRLDMEGALTTRDRVGIQDFVLLDETTEVAIISNLKKRFSKDLIYTYIGTLIVSVNPYKDLDIYNKKQMDVYMGVNFFELPPHIYALADNAYHTMLTEFNNHFILISGESGAGKTEASKKILQYYAVSCPSTTLMNTVRDKMLMSNPVLEAFGNAKTLKNDNSSRFGKYMDIQFDSQGDAVGGHILNYLLEKSRVVHQNHGERNFHVFYQLVEGGSDDLLTQLGLKRDVQHYYYLTQGECAIVSSINDKNDWKSVKNALQVIEFDETNTNHLFRVVASVLHLGNVHFDPDSKGHALLKNNTELNWVSDLLGVDANNLKEGLTFRKIEAKTEQVLSPFTIDHAIYVRDALAKAIYGQTFTWLVNRINESMENKDSPRKTVIGLLDIYGFEVFYVNSFEQFCINYCNEKLQQLFIQLTLKAEQEEYEAEGIEWEPVQFFNNKIICDLVEEKHRGIISILDEECLRPGDATDLTFLDRLEEKMGNHPHFVTHRLADKMTRKTLERGDFRLLHYAGEVTYCVVGFLDKNNDLLYRNIKNLVCQSKNTIVRECFSAVDTTNKRRPETVATQFKNSLQKLTEMLMAKEAWYIRCLKSNESKQPGQFDEALIRHQVKYLGLMEHLRVRRAGFAYRRKYEDFLKRYKPLCPATWPHWRGMPADGVEVLAQHLGYLPDEYKMGRTKIFIRHPRTLYATEDAYEKCKHDLASKLQAKYKGYKVKGEFKKQKEAATKIETCWRGAQARKEKEKRAWAVKVIKKFIKAYINRGEAKSTDNSEYLAFVRQSYLNRLKNNLPKTVLDKTTWLTPPAVLTQASEILRKLHYRLMVRKYVRGIPPQKKAQLQMKVVTSAIFKGKKENYPPSIPQLFLDTRISEQEINIRVLSMIRNEQVKYSVPVIKYDRNGFKPRPRQFILTKTAAYLVEEAKIKQRVSYNSLKGISVSNLSDGIIVIHITCEDPKQKGDLIIQCEHLYEFLTKLSIIANKQDAIKVVQGSIKIQIQSGKENSVDFTTGQEPMVYKAKNGHLMVVATRTRTR, encoded by the exons ATGcag GGTCGGCTAGATATGGAGGGTGCCCTGACCACCAGGGACCGAGTGGGAATCCAGGACTTTGTTCTTCTGGATGAAACCACAGAAGTGGCTATTATCAGCAATTTGAAGAAACGCTTCAGCAAGGATCTAATCTAT ACTTACATTGGCACACTGATTGTGTCTGTGAATCCGTACAAGGACCTGGACATCTACAATAAGAAACAGATGGATGTCTACATGGGtgtcaacttttttgagcttccACCACACAT CTATGCCTTGGCTGATAATGCCTACCACACCATGCTGACAGAGTTCAACAATCACTTCATCCTCATCTCTGGTGAGAGTGGAGCAGGAAAAACTGAGGCCTCAAAGAAGATCCTGCAGTATTATGCCGTCAGCTGCCCAAGCACCACTTTAATGAACACCGTCAGGGACAAGATGCTCATGTCCAACCCTGTCTTAGAG gcTTTTGGGAAtgcaaaaactctgaaaaatgaCAACTCAAGTCGGTTTGGGAAATACATGGATATTCAGTTCGACAGTCAG GGGGATGCTGTTGGAGGCCACATCCTGAACTACCTGCTGGAGAAATCGAGGGTTGTGCACCAGAATCACGGCGAAAGGAACTTCCATGTTTTCTACCAGCTGGTGGAAGGAGGATCGGATGACCTGCTGACGCAGCTGGGCCTCAAGAGAGACGTCCAGCATTACTATTACCTAACTCAG GGGGAATGTGCCATTGTGTCGTctattaatgacaaaaatgactggaaatctGTCAAAAATGCCCTGCAAGTCATTGAATTTGATGAAACTAACACCAAT CATCTGTTTAGGGTGGTTGCAAGTGTTCTCCATTTGGGAAATGTTCACTTTGATCCAGACAGTAAAGGTCACGCCCTCCTCAAGAACAATACGGAGCTGAACTGGGTTTCAGAT CTTCTGGGGGTGGATGCCAACAACCTTAAGGAGGGACTTACATTCAGAAAGATTGAAGCCAAAACAGAGCAG gtcCTCAGTCCATTCACAATAGACCATGCCATCTATGTCAGAGACGCTCTGGCCAAAGCCATCTACGGACAGACTTTTACCTGGTTGGTCAACAGGATTAATGAATCCATGGAGAACAAG GACTCTCCACGAAAGACTGTTATCGGGCTTCTGGACATATATGGATTTGAGGTGTTCTATGTTAACAG TTTTGAACAGTTCTGTATAAACTACTGCAACGAGAAGTTGCAGCAGCTTTTTATCCAGCTGACGCTCAAAGCTGAGCAGGAAGAATATGAAGCTGAGGGAATTGAG TGGGAGCCGGTTCAGTTCTTCAACAATAAGATCATCTGTGACCTGGTTGAGGAGAAACACAGAGGAATCATATCAATACTG GATGAAGAGTGTCTCAGGCCAGGAGATGCCACAGATCTCACTTTTCTGGACAGATTAGAAGAAAAGATGGGCAATCACCCGCACTTTGTGAC ACACAGACTGGCCGACAAAATGACACGGAAGACTCTGGAGAGGGGAGATTTCAGACTCCTGCATTACGCCGGGGAGGTCACCTACTGCGTTGTGg gttttcttgacaaaaataatgacCTGTtatacagaaacataaaaaat ctgGTGTGTCagtcaaaaaatacaattgtcAGGGAGTGCTTCTCTGCTGTGGACACAACAAACAAGAGAAGACCAGAAACA GTAGCGACCCAGTTTAAGAACAGCCTGCAGAAGCTCACAGAGATGCTCATGGCTAAAGAGGCCTGGTACATACGCTGTCTAAAGTCCAATGAGTCCAAGCAGCCAG GACAGTTTGATGAAGCATTGATCAGACACCAGGTGAAGTACCTGGGCCTAATGGAGCATCTCAGAGTCAGAAGAGCTGGTTTCGCTTACCGTCGGAAGTATGAGGACTTCTTAAAGAG ATACAAACCCCTGTGCCCGGCCACTTGGCCTCACTGGAGAGGAATGCCTGCTGATGGAGTTGAAGTGCTGGCTCAACACCTGGGCTACTTGCCTGATGAGTACAAAATGGGAAG AACCAAGATCTTCATCCGTCATCCCAGGACCCTTTATGCCACAGAGGATGCGTATGAGAAATGCAAACATGACTTGG CATCAAAACTTCAGGCCAAGTATAAAGGATACAAAGTGAAGGGAGAATTCAAGAAACAGAAAGAGGCTG CAACAAAGATTGAGACATGTTGGAGAGGAGCACAGGCCaggaaggagaaagagaaaagagcaTGGGCTGTAAAAGTCATCAAGAA GTTTATCAAAGCCTACATAAACAGAGGGGAAGCAAAAAGCACAGATAACTCGGAGTACCTGGCCTTTGTGAGACAAAGCTACTTgaacagactgaaaaacaatCTGCCAAAGACTGTTTTGGATAAGACAACCTGGCTAACTCCCCCAGCTGTGCTCACTCAG GCATCAGAGATACTGCGGAAGCTTCACTACCGTCTGATGGTGCGGAAATATGTGCGAGGAATCCCACCACAGAAAAAAGCACAA cttcaaatgAAAGTTGTCACCAGTGCGATCTTCAAaggcaaaaaggaaaattatccACCAAGCATCCCTCAACTTTTCTTGGACACAAGAATCA GCGAACAAGAGATAAACATCCGGGTACTTAGTATGATTCGCAATGAGCAGGTTAAG taCAGTGTCCCCGTCATTAAGTATGACAGAAACGGCTTCAAACCAAGGCCAAGGCAGTTCATCCTCACCAAGACTGCTGCTTATCTGGTGGAGGAAGCCAAGATCAAACAGCGAGTGTCGTACAATTCTCTCAAAG GGATATCTGTAAGCAACTTAAGCGATGGCATCATTGTAATTCATATAACTTGTGAAGACCCCAAACAAAAG GGAGATCTGATCATACAGTGTGAGCACCTGTATGAGTTTTTAACCAAACTCAGCATCATTGCTAACAAACAGGATGCAATCAAAGTGGTTCAGGGCAG CATAAAGATCCAAATCCAGTCTGGCAAAGAGAACTCAGTGGACTTTACCACAGGACAGGAGCCCATGGTGTACAAAGCCAAAAATGGACACCTGATGGTG gtTGCAACACGAACAAGGACACGGTAA
- the myo1ha gene encoding unconventional myosin-Ih isoform X1: protein MQGRLDMEGALTTRDRVGIQDFVLLDETTEVAIISNLKKRFSKDLIYTYIGTLIVSVNPYKDLDIYNKKQMDVYMGVNFFELPPHIYALADNAYHTMLTEFNNHFILISGESGAGKTEASKKILQYYAVSCPSTTLMNTVRDKMLMSNPVLEAFGNAKTLKNDNSSRFGKYMDIQFDSQGDAVGGHILNYLLEKSRVVHQNHGERNFHVFYQLVEGGSDDLLTQLGLKRDVQHYYYLTQGECAIVSSINDKNDWKSVKNALQVIEFDETNTNHLFRVVASVLHLGNVHFDPDSKGHALLKNNTELNWVSDLLGVDANNLKEGLTFRKIEAKTEQVLSPFTIDHAIYVRDALAKAIYGQTFTWLVNRINESMENKDSPRKTVIGLLDIYGFEVFYVNSFEQFCINYCNEKLQQLFIQLTLKAEQEEYEAEGIEWEPVQFFNNKIICDLVEEKHRGIISILDEECLRPGDATDLTFLDRLEEKMGNHPHFVTHRLADKMTRKTLERGDFRLLHYAGEVTYCVVGFLDKNNDLLYRNIKNLVCQSKNTIVRECFSAVDTTNKRRPETVATQFKNSLQKLTEMLMAKEAWYIRCLKSNESKQPGMSAQKRQRRLIQSTRLFYDLCHPITGQFDEALIRHQVKYLGLMEHLRVRRAGFAYRRKYEDFLKRYKPLCPATWPHWRGMPADGVEVLAQHLGYLPDEYKMGRTKIFIRHPRTLYATEDAYEKCKHDLASKLQAKYKGYKVKGEFKKQKEAATKIETCWRGAQARKEKEKRAWAVKVIKKFIKAYINRGEAKSTDNSEYLAFVRQSYLNRLKNNLPKTVLDKTTWLTPPAVLTQASEILRKLHYRLMVRKYVRGIPPQKKAQLQMKVVTSAIFKGKKENYPPSIPQLFLDTRISEQEINIRVLSMIRNEQVKYSVPVIKYDRNGFKPRPRQFILTKTAAYLVEEAKIKQRVSYNSLKGISVSNLSDGIIVIHITCEDPKQKGDLIIQCEHLYEFLTKLSIIANKQDAIKVVQGSIKIQIQSGKENSVDFTTGQEPMVYKAKNGHLMVVATRTRTR, encoded by the exons ATGcag GGTCGGCTAGATATGGAGGGTGCCCTGACCACCAGGGACCGAGTGGGAATCCAGGACTTTGTTCTTCTGGATGAAACCACAGAAGTGGCTATTATCAGCAATTTGAAGAAACGCTTCAGCAAGGATCTAATCTAT ACTTACATTGGCACACTGATTGTGTCTGTGAATCCGTACAAGGACCTGGACATCTACAATAAGAAACAGATGGATGTCTACATGGGtgtcaacttttttgagcttccACCACACAT CTATGCCTTGGCTGATAATGCCTACCACACCATGCTGACAGAGTTCAACAATCACTTCATCCTCATCTCTGGTGAGAGTGGAGCAGGAAAAACTGAGGCCTCAAAGAAGATCCTGCAGTATTATGCCGTCAGCTGCCCAAGCACCACTTTAATGAACACCGTCAGGGACAAGATGCTCATGTCCAACCCTGTCTTAGAG gcTTTTGGGAAtgcaaaaactctgaaaaatgaCAACTCAAGTCGGTTTGGGAAATACATGGATATTCAGTTCGACAGTCAG GGGGATGCTGTTGGAGGCCACATCCTGAACTACCTGCTGGAGAAATCGAGGGTTGTGCACCAGAATCACGGCGAAAGGAACTTCCATGTTTTCTACCAGCTGGTGGAAGGAGGATCGGATGACCTGCTGACGCAGCTGGGCCTCAAGAGAGACGTCCAGCATTACTATTACCTAACTCAG GGGGAATGTGCCATTGTGTCGTctattaatgacaaaaatgactggaaatctGTCAAAAATGCCCTGCAAGTCATTGAATTTGATGAAACTAACACCAAT CATCTGTTTAGGGTGGTTGCAAGTGTTCTCCATTTGGGAAATGTTCACTTTGATCCAGACAGTAAAGGTCACGCCCTCCTCAAGAACAATACGGAGCTGAACTGGGTTTCAGAT CTTCTGGGGGTGGATGCCAACAACCTTAAGGAGGGACTTACATTCAGAAAGATTGAAGCCAAAACAGAGCAG gtcCTCAGTCCATTCACAATAGACCATGCCATCTATGTCAGAGACGCTCTGGCCAAAGCCATCTACGGACAGACTTTTACCTGGTTGGTCAACAGGATTAATGAATCCATGGAGAACAAG GACTCTCCACGAAAGACTGTTATCGGGCTTCTGGACATATATGGATTTGAGGTGTTCTATGTTAACAG TTTTGAACAGTTCTGTATAAACTACTGCAACGAGAAGTTGCAGCAGCTTTTTATCCAGCTGACGCTCAAAGCTGAGCAGGAAGAATATGAAGCTGAGGGAATTGAG TGGGAGCCGGTTCAGTTCTTCAACAATAAGATCATCTGTGACCTGGTTGAGGAGAAACACAGAGGAATCATATCAATACTG GATGAAGAGTGTCTCAGGCCAGGAGATGCCACAGATCTCACTTTTCTGGACAGATTAGAAGAAAAGATGGGCAATCACCCGCACTTTGTGAC ACACAGACTGGCCGACAAAATGACACGGAAGACTCTGGAGAGGGGAGATTTCAGACTCCTGCATTACGCCGGGGAGGTCACCTACTGCGTTGTGg gttttcttgacaaaaataatgacCTGTtatacagaaacataaaaaat ctgGTGTGTCagtcaaaaaatacaattgtcAGGGAGTGCTTCTCTGCTGTGGACACAACAAACAAGAGAAGACCAGAAACA GTAGCGACCCAGTTTAAGAACAGCCTGCAGAAGCTCACAGAGATGCTCATGGCTAAAGAGGCCTGGTACATACGCTGTCTAAAGTCCAATGAGTCCAAGCAGCCAGGTATGTCAGCTCAGAAAAGGCAGAGAAGGTTAATACAATCAACACGGTTGTTTTATGATCTCTGCCATCCAATCACAGGACAGTTTGATGAAGCATTGATCAGACACCAGGTGAAGTACCTGGGCCTAATGGAGCATCTCAGAGTCAGAAGAGCTGGTTTCGCTTACCGTCGGAAGTATGAGGACTTCTTAAAGAG ATACAAACCCCTGTGCCCGGCCACTTGGCCTCACTGGAGAGGAATGCCTGCTGATGGAGTTGAAGTGCTGGCTCAACACCTGGGCTACTTGCCTGATGAGTACAAAATGGGAAG AACCAAGATCTTCATCCGTCATCCCAGGACCCTTTATGCCACAGAGGATGCGTATGAGAAATGCAAACATGACTTGG CATCAAAACTTCAGGCCAAGTATAAAGGATACAAAGTGAAGGGAGAATTCAAGAAACAGAAAGAGGCTG CAACAAAGATTGAGACATGTTGGAGAGGAGCACAGGCCaggaaggagaaagagaaaagagcaTGGGCTGTAAAAGTCATCAAGAA GTTTATCAAAGCCTACATAAACAGAGGGGAAGCAAAAAGCACAGATAACTCGGAGTACCTGGCCTTTGTGAGACAAAGCTACTTgaacagactgaaaaacaatCTGCCAAAGACTGTTTTGGATAAGACAACCTGGCTAACTCCCCCAGCTGTGCTCACTCAG GCATCAGAGATACTGCGGAAGCTTCACTACCGTCTGATGGTGCGGAAATATGTGCGAGGAATCCCACCACAGAAAAAAGCACAA cttcaaatgAAAGTTGTCACCAGTGCGATCTTCAAaggcaaaaaggaaaattatccACCAAGCATCCCTCAACTTTTCTTGGACACAAGAATCA GCGAACAAGAGATAAACATCCGGGTACTTAGTATGATTCGCAATGAGCAGGTTAAG taCAGTGTCCCCGTCATTAAGTATGACAGAAACGGCTTCAAACCAAGGCCAAGGCAGTTCATCCTCACCAAGACTGCTGCTTATCTGGTGGAGGAAGCCAAGATCAAACAGCGAGTGTCGTACAATTCTCTCAAAG GGATATCTGTAAGCAACTTAAGCGATGGCATCATTGTAATTCATATAACTTGTGAAGACCCCAAACAAAAG GGAGATCTGATCATACAGTGTGAGCACCTGTATGAGTTTTTAACCAAACTCAGCATCATTGCTAACAAACAGGATGCAATCAAAGTGGTTCAGGGCAG CATAAAGATCCAAATCCAGTCTGGCAAAGAGAACTCAGTGGACTTTACCACAGGACAGGAGCCCATGGTGTACAAAGCCAAAAATGGACACCTGATGGTG gtTGCAACACGAACAAGGACACGGTAA